One window of Camelina sativa cultivar DH55 chromosome 4, Cs, whole genome shotgun sequence genomic DNA carries:
- the LOC104781011 gene encoding BAG family molecular chaperone regulator 4 isoform X1, translating to MMHNSTDESEWEVRPGGMLVQRRDDDAAPSDQPPPPPQDPDSASAAFSQTIRISVSHGSSSHHDLHVSVHATFGDVKKAIVQKTGLEATELKILFRGVERDDAEQLQAAGVKDASKLVLVEDQNKRVEQQVEQPPLVTEETKKAIAAILAVTEEVDKLSDRVVALEVAVNGGTKVAVKEFDMTAELLMRQLLKLDGINAEGDARLQRKAEVRRVQILQESVDKLKARCSNPFVDQSKAAAVSTEWESYGNGVGSLNPPPPASPSANVTQDWERNVKHG from the exons ATGATGCATAACTCAACCGACGAATCGGAATGGGAGGTGAGACCTGGTGGTATGCTCGTCCAACGAAGAGACGACGACGCTGCTCCTTCCGAccaacctcctcctcctccccagGATCCCGACTCTGCTTCCGCCGCCTTTTCTCAAACCATCAGAATCAGCGTTTCCCATGGCTCATCCTCCCACCACGATCTTCATGTTTCTGTTCACGCCACTTTCG GGGATGTGAAGAAAGCTATTGTTCAGAAAACTGGATTGGAAGCTACTGAACTCAAGATCTTGTTCAGGGGAGTTGAGAGAGACGATGCTGAGCAATTGCAAGCTGCTGGTGTTAAGGATGCGTCTAAGCTTGTCCTTGTTGAGGATCAGAACAAGAGAGTGGAACAACAAGTTGAACAGCCTCCTCTGGTAACTGAAGAGACGAAGAAGGCGATTGCTGCAATTCTCGCAGTCACAGAAGAGGTCGATAAGCTTTCAGATAGG gTTGTTGCTTTAGAAGTTGCTGTGAATGGAGGGACTAAAGTTGCGGTAAAGGAGTTTGATATGACTGCTGAGCTTCTCATGAGGCAGTTGCTTAAATTGGATGGCATCAATGCAGAAGGAGATGCTAGGTTACAGCGTAAGGCAgag GTGCGTAGGGTGCAAATATTGCAGGAGAGTGTGGACAAGTTGAAGGCAAGATGTTCAAATCCGTTTGTGGATCAGAGTAAAGCCGCAGCTGTAAGCACTGAGTGGGAATCGTACGGAAACGGTGTGGGAAGCTTGAACCCTCCTCCGCCAGCTTCGCCTTCTGCCAATGTAACTCAAGATTGGGAGAG GAATGTGAAACATGGATGA
- the LOC104781011 gene encoding BAG family molecular chaperone regulator 4 isoform X2 — protein MMHNSTDESEWEVRPGGMLVQRRDDDAAPSDQPPPPPQDPDSASAAFSQTIRISVSHGSSSHHDLHVSVHATFGDVKKAIVQKTGLEATELKILFRGVERDDAEQLQAAGVKDASKLVLVEDQNKRVEQQVEQPPLVTEETKKAIAAILAVTEEVDKLSDRVVALEVAVNGGTKVAVKEFDMTAELLMRQLLKLDGINAEGDARLQRKAEVRRVQILQESVDKLKARCSNPFVDQSKAAAVSTEWESYGNGVGSLNPPPPASPSANVTQDWERFD, from the exons ATGATGCATAACTCAACCGACGAATCGGAATGGGAGGTGAGACCTGGTGGTATGCTCGTCCAACGAAGAGACGACGACGCTGCTCCTTCCGAccaacctcctcctcctccccagGATCCCGACTCTGCTTCCGCCGCCTTTTCTCAAACCATCAGAATCAGCGTTTCCCATGGCTCATCCTCCCACCACGATCTTCATGTTTCTGTTCACGCCACTTTCG GGGATGTGAAGAAAGCTATTGTTCAGAAAACTGGATTGGAAGCTACTGAACTCAAGATCTTGTTCAGGGGAGTTGAGAGAGACGATGCTGAGCAATTGCAAGCTGCTGGTGTTAAGGATGCGTCTAAGCTTGTCCTTGTTGAGGATCAGAACAAGAGAGTGGAACAACAAGTTGAACAGCCTCCTCTGGTAACTGAAGAGACGAAGAAGGCGATTGCTGCAATTCTCGCAGTCACAGAAGAGGTCGATAAGCTTTCAGATAGG gTTGTTGCTTTAGAAGTTGCTGTGAATGGAGGGACTAAAGTTGCGGTAAAGGAGTTTGATATGACTGCTGAGCTTCTCATGAGGCAGTTGCTTAAATTGGATGGCATCAATGCAGAAGGAGATGCTAGGTTACAGCGTAAGGCAgag GTGCGTAGGGTGCAAATATTGCAGGAGAGTGTGGACAAGTTGAAGGCAAGATGTTCAAATCCGTTTGTGGATCAGAGTAAAGCCGCAGCTGTAAGCACTGAGTGGGAATCGTACGGAAACGGTGTGGGAAGCTTGAACCCTCCTCCGCCAGCTTCGCCTTCTGCCAATGTAACTCAAGATTGGGAGAGGTTTGATTga
- the LOC104781012 gene encoding uncharacterized protein LOC104781012, whose protein sequence is MAARLLFRRSSQILRSIQKNPQISSSFESQSPIFYSSTTASPDPSRLSSLTFLRSLSIAHRGPTRPKKIDIGAKARQMQNRRLWTYALTFSCIAGFVVIVLNQFQDQLVFYLTPSDAMEKFAENPTKNKFRLGGLVLEGSVAQPAASQEMEFVITDLITDILVRYKGSLPDLFREGHSVVVEGFIKPYTDEVRKEVSTKAVSKKARNLDCFFSATEVLAKHDEKYMPQEVAAAIEKNKKIIEAAATTTTTEQAAATTSGQAAEVAS, encoded by the coding sequence atggCGGCTAGGTTGTTGTTCCGTCGAAGTTCTCAGATCCTCCGATCAATCCAAAAAAATCCTCAAATCTCATCATCTTTCGAATCACAATCCCCGATTTTTTATTCATCGACCACCGCCTCACCAGATCCATCGAGATTATCATCCTTAACCTTCCTCCGATCTCTCTCCATCGCTCATCGTGGTCCAACTCGTCCTAAAAAAATCGACATAGGAGCCAAAGCGCGTCAGATGCAGAATCGCCGGCTCTGGACCTACGCGTTAACCTTCAGCTGCATCGCCGGATTCGTAGTCATCGTCCTTAACCAATTCCAGGACCAGCTCGTCTTCTACCTAACTCCATCTGACGCTATGGAGAAATTCGCAGAGAATCCAACAAAGAACAAGTTCAGACTCGGCGGTTTGGTTCTAGAAGGCAGCGTTGCGCAGCCTGCGGCGTCTCAGGAGATGGAGTTTGTGATCACCGATCTGATTACTGATATTTTGGTTAGGTATAAAGGATCTTTGCCGGATCTGTTTAGGGAAGGTCACTCAGTTGTGGTTGAAGGATTCATTAAGCCGTATACTGATGAAGTGAGGAAAGAAGTGTCTACTAAAGCTGTTTCGAAGAAAGCTAGGAATCTCGATTGCTTCTTCTCGGCTACTGAAGTTTTGGCTAAGCACGACGAGAAGTATATGCCACAGGAGGTTGCGGCGGCGAttgagaagaataagaagattaTTGAAGCTGCGGCCACGACGACGACTACTGAACAAGCTGCGGCAACGACGAGTGGACAAGCTGCGGAAGTGGCTTCGTAG
- the LOC104781014 gene encoding ERBB-3 BINDING PROTEIN 1 isoform X2: MSSDDERDEKELSLTSPEVVTKYKGAAEIVNKALQVVLAECKPKAKIVDICEKGDAFIKEQTASMYKNAKKKIERGVAFPTCISVNNTVGHFSPLASDETVLEDGDMVKIDMGCHIDGFIALVGHTHVLQDGPVSGRKADVITAANTAAEVALRLVRPGKKNTDVTEAIQKVAAAYDCKIVEGVLSHQMKQHVIDGNKVVLSVASPEATVEEVEFEENEVYAIDIVASTGDGKPKLIDEKQTTIYKKDETVNYQLKMKASRFIISEIKQNFPHMPFTARSLEEKRARLGLVECVNHGHLQPYPVLYEKSGDFVAQIKFTVLLMPNGSDRITSHTLQELQPTKTIEDPEIKGWLALGIKKKKAKKAGEKGEASTEAEPMDATSNAQE, encoded by the exons ATGAGTTCGGACGATGAGAGAGACGAGAAGGAGCTGAGTCTCACCTCTCCTGAAGTCGTCACCAAGTACAAGGGCGCCGCTGAGATCGTTAACA AGGCGTTGCAGGTCGTTTTAGCTGAATGCAAACCAAAAGCTAAGATCGTTGATATCTGTGAGAAAGGAGATGCCTTTATCAAAGA GCAAACAGCGAGCATGTACAAGAATgctaagaagaagattgagCGAGGTGTTGCTTTCCCTACATGCATTTCTGTGAACAACACTGTTGGTCATTTCTCACCGCTTGCCAGTGATGAGACTGTGTTGGAAGACGGTGATATGGTCAAAAT TGATATGGGTTGCCATATTGATGGGTTCATTGCTCTTGTTGGCCACACTCATGTGCTTCAAGACGGGCCTGTCAGTGGACGTAAAGCTGATGTCATTACTGCCGCAAATACTGCAGCTGAAGTTGCTTTGAGGCTCGTACGTCCTGGAAAGAAG AACACCGATGTAACTGAAGCTATTCAGAAGGTGGCTGCAGCTTATGACTGCAAAATTGTTGAAGGGGTTCTTTCCCACCAGATGAAACAGCATGTGATAGATGGAAACAAGGTTGTCCTAAGTGTAGCCAGTCCAGAAGCAACTGTTGAAGAAGTGGAATTTGAAGAGAACGAAGTCTATGCAATCGACATTGTGGCAAGCACTGGTGATGGCAAG CCAAAACTAATTGATGAGAAGCAAACCACTATTTACAAGAAAGATGAGACTGTTAACTATCAGTTGAAGATGAAGGCCTCCAGATTCATAATCAGCGAAATTAAACAGAACTTCCCCCATATGCCATTCACTGCAAG GTCACTGGAGGAGAAAAGGGCACGTCTTGGACTTGTGGAGTGTGTGAACCATGGTCATTTGCAACCATATCCTGTCCTTTATGAGAAATCTG GGGATTTTGTTGCCCAGATCAAATTCACTGTTTTGCTGATGCCAAATGGATCGGATAGGATCACTTCACATACACTTCAGGAGCTTCAACCTACGAAGACCATTGAGGACCCTGAGATCAAAGGATGGTTAGCCTTGggtatcaagaagaagaaag CCAAGAAGGCAGGAGAGAAAGGGGAGGCTTCAACAGAGGCTGAGCCAATGGATGCAACTAGTAATGCTCAAGAATGA
- the LOC104781014 gene encoding ERBB-3 BINDING PROTEIN 1 isoform X1, with protein sequence MSSDDERDEKELSLTSPEVVTKYKGAAEIVNKALQVVLAECKPKAKIVDICEKGDAFIKEQTASMYKNAKKKIERGVAFPTCISVNNTVGHFSPLASDETVLEDGDMVKIDMGCHIDGFIALVGHTHVLQDGPVSGRKADVITAANTAAEVALRLVRPGKKNTDVTEAIQKVAAAYDCKIVEGVLSHQMKQHVIDGNKVVLSVASPEATVEEVEFEENEVYAIDIVASTGDGKPKLIDEKQTTIYKKDETVNYQLKMKASRFIISEIKQNFPHMPFTARSLEEKRARLGLVECVNHGHLQPYPVLYEKSGDFVAQIKFTVLLMPNGSDRITSHTLQELQPTKTIEDPEIKGWLALGIKKKKGGGKKKKAKKAGEKGEASTEAEPMDATSNAQE encoded by the exons ATGAGTTCGGACGATGAGAGAGACGAGAAGGAGCTGAGTCTCACCTCTCCTGAAGTCGTCACCAAGTACAAGGGCGCCGCTGAGATCGTTAACA AGGCGTTGCAGGTCGTTTTAGCTGAATGCAAACCAAAAGCTAAGATCGTTGATATCTGTGAGAAAGGAGATGCCTTTATCAAAGA GCAAACAGCGAGCATGTACAAGAATgctaagaagaagattgagCGAGGTGTTGCTTTCCCTACATGCATTTCTGTGAACAACACTGTTGGTCATTTCTCACCGCTTGCCAGTGATGAGACTGTGTTGGAAGACGGTGATATGGTCAAAAT TGATATGGGTTGCCATATTGATGGGTTCATTGCTCTTGTTGGCCACACTCATGTGCTTCAAGACGGGCCTGTCAGTGGACGTAAAGCTGATGTCATTACTGCCGCAAATACTGCAGCTGAAGTTGCTTTGAGGCTCGTACGTCCTGGAAAGAAG AACACCGATGTAACTGAAGCTATTCAGAAGGTGGCTGCAGCTTATGACTGCAAAATTGTTGAAGGGGTTCTTTCCCACCAGATGAAACAGCATGTGATAGATGGAAACAAGGTTGTCCTAAGTGTAGCCAGTCCAGAAGCAACTGTTGAAGAAGTGGAATTTGAAGAGAACGAAGTCTATGCAATCGACATTGTGGCAAGCACTGGTGATGGCAAG CCAAAACTAATTGATGAGAAGCAAACCACTATTTACAAGAAAGATGAGACTGTTAACTATCAGTTGAAGATGAAGGCCTCCAGATTCATAATCAGCGAAATTAAACAGAACTTCCCCCATATGCCATTCACTGCAAG GTCACTGGAGGAGAAAAGGGCACGTCTTGGACTTGTGGAGTGTGTGAACCATGGTCATTTGCAACCATATCCTGTCCTTTATGAGAAATCTG GGGATTTTGTTGCCCAGATCAAATTCACTGTTTTGCTGATGCCAAATGGATCGGATAGGATCACTTCACATACACTTCAGGAGCTTCAACCTACGAAGACCATTGAGGACCCTGAGATCAAAGGATGGTTAGCCTTGggtatcaagaagaagaaaggtggtggaaagaagaagaaag CCAAGAAGGCAGGAGAGAAAGGGGAGGCTTCAACAGAGGCTGAGCCAATGGATGCAACTAGTAATGCTCAAGAATGA
- the LOC109125043 gene encoding em-like protein GEA1 — MASKQLSREELDKKAKQGETVVEGGTGGKSLEAQEHLAEGRSKGGQTRKEQLGHEGYQEIGSKGGETRKEQLGHEGYQEMGHKGGEARKEQLGREGYQEMGHKGGEARKEQLGHEGYQEMGRKGGLSTMDKSGGERAEEEGIEIDESKFTNKGK, encoded by the exons atgGCGTCAAAGCAACTTAGCCGAGAAGAGCTCGATAAGAAGGCGAAGCAAGGAGAGACCGTTGTCGAAGGTGGCACCGGCGGCAAAAGCCTCGAGGCTCAAGAGCATCTTGCTGAAG GAAGGAGCAAGGGAGGGCAGACGAGGAAGGAACAGCTAGGGCATGAAGGGTACCAGGAGATAGGCAGCAAAGGAGGAGAGACAAGGAAGGAGCAGCTAGGACACGAGGGTTACCAAGAAATGGGACATAAAGGAGGAGAGGCGAGGAAGGAGCAGTTAGGACGCGAGGGTTATCAGGAAATGGGACATAAAGGAGGAGAAGCCAGGAAGGAGCAGTTAGGGCATGAAGGTTATCAGGAAATGGGGCGAAAAGGAGGACTCAGTACGATGGACAAATCTGGTGGAGAGCGTGCGGAGGAGGAAGGGATTGAGATCGACGAGTCCAAGTTCACCAACAAGGGGAAGTAG
- the LOC109132688 gene encoding em-like protein GEA1, with product MASKQLSREELDEKAKQGETVVQGGTGGKSLEAQEHLAEGRSKGGQTRKEQLGHEGYQEIGSKGGEARKEQLEV from the exons atggCGTCAAAGCAACTTAGCCGAGAAGAGCTCGATGAGAAGGCGAAGCAAGGAGAGACCGTCGTCCAAGGTGGCACCGGCGGGAAAAGCCTCGAAGCTCAAGAGCATCTTGCTGAAG GAAGGAGCAAGGGAGGGCAGACCAGGAAGGAGCAGCTAGGACATGAAGGGTACCAGGAGATTGGCAGCAAAGGAGGAGAGGCGAGGAAGGAGCAGTTAGAGGTCTAA
- the LOC109125160 gene encoding eIF-2-alpha kinase GCN2-like: protein MRLGCIEEGVESLKIRCSPGYAGDFRITSEKGFSAADARSLFSLFGDQSAVDVPLLVSEMVNAARNFVSTIIRDEEPEDKKKNIGRGSLTYFNRFKEMGVIGSGSFAHVALCWHKKEEKFYAVKKIRLGVKELNSQAVQEVRVLKKMNHPHVVTCYDTWCERGFINSLTHENSSATASSNKSSSANIPDEEAFCQYIQMEFCPLTLREFLDRYDFSQGNFVWQAFEQIVVALDHIHKGGVVHLDINPRNIFLDFEDKVKIADFGLAKSTEKSTVGPISEDTSYSCSGQPGTGVYRAPEVLAVAVDETKKKKISEKADMFSLGIILFEMWYKFGESGHERIRVCTDIGTDRVLPAEWSKAHPRQASLILELTATEPSDRPSAKQVLEQLRNHS, encoded by the exons ATGAGATTGGGGTGTATTGAAGAGGGAGTAGAATCTCTTAAAATTAG ATGTTCACCTGGATATGCAGGAGATTTTCGTATAACATCAGAAAAGGGATTTAGTGCTGCTGACGCGCGTagtcttttttctctttttggagACCAATCTGCTGTTGATGTTCCCCTTTTGGTATCTGAGATGGTAAACGCCGCTCGAAACTTTGTATCAACAATCATTCGTGATGAGGAAcctgaagataaaaaaaagaatattggtCGTGGTTCTCTAACATATTTCAACAGATTTAAAGAGATGGGAGTGATTG GGAGTGGCAGTTTCGCTCATGTAGCCCTTTGCTGgcacaagaaagaagaaaagttttATGCAGTGAAAAAAATTAGATTGGGCGTAAAAGAGTTAAATTCCCAGGCTGTGCA GGAAGTTCGTGTGTTAAAAAAGATGAACCATCCTCACGTCGTGACCTGCTATGACACATGGTGTGAACGAGGATTTATTAATTCCCTCACACATGAGAATTCCTCGGCAACTGCATCTTCAAACAAATCGTCTTCCGCAAATATACCTGACGAAGAAGCTTTTTGTCAGTACATACAGATGGAATTCTGTCCACT gacATTACGTGAGTTTCTTGACAGATATGATTTCTCCCAAGGAAATTTTGTATGGCAAGCGTTCGAACAGATAGTAGTTGCTCTAGACCATATTCACAAAGGGGGTGTCGTCCATCTAGATATAAATCCTAGAAATATCTTCCTTGACTTCGAAGATAAAGTGAAGATTGCCGACTTTGGATTAG CAAAGTCAACTGAAAAGTCAACTGTGGGGCCTATCAGTGAAGATACTTCTTATAGCTGTTCTGGTCAACCAGGAACAGGGGTCTATAGGGCCCCAGAGGTTTTGGCAGTGGCAGTGgatgaaacaaagaagaagaagataagtgAAAAG GCTGATATGTTTAGCCTCGggattattttgtttgagatgtGGTATAAATTTGGCGAATCGGGGCATGAGAGGATTAGGGTGTGCACAGATATTGGGACTGACAGAGTACTACCCGCGGAGTGGTCAAAAGCTCATCCAAGACAAGCATCCTTGATTCTTGAATTGACAGCTACGGAACCATCTGATCGACCATCGGCCAAACAAGTTTTGGAGCAGCTACGAAACCATTCCTAA